The segment TAAACGttcttattttttataaatcCCTGTTATGTTTATATCATGAGTATCTGACTATTATGTTAAACTCGTAGGCTATCTGTTTTATGACAATGAATGTAATCAATCCTGTCAACGCAAGGGTGTTTTGGAACGCAAGTACTGCAACGTAAACAAGCCATTCAGTCGTCTTGCTTTTTTGAAGGGTCACTAAATAGTTTGTTCTGGTTTCAAACTAGGTTTGGGTTACATAGGCTGATACTCAGTAAAGGATATGAAGGCATTGATATTAAGGTTTTGTTCAGTCCTCTACATGTTTGATTAAACCAACCATAGCATATTCATAATTATCCTTTAAAGTGCTGTTTCGGTATATGTGAAATTCGTTATCGATTAATCAAAACATAACCTTACCGGCTAATTCGTCGGGTTCCAGTCCAGTTTCGGTGTCTATTCCGCATATAACAAAGTAGTGAGCGAAGCGGCAAGGCGCCGCTCCGGACCCAGTGGTGCTCCCACTCATCCTGGCTTTCTACTCGTTCTCTGCTACTACTTCTCCCAACGAAACATCTCCTTAACGGTAAAATACATTTGTGGTTGTAAATACGTGTCTGTCAGGAGAATATGTTGTAATGCGCGTCTCTTTTCTACGGTGTTTAGTTTAATGTAGAAGGTTTGCTAATGACCAGTTTCCGACCGCACTTACCACTGACAATACTATTCGATTAAAGGAGCGCGCGAGTGACTGTTTGCCTCACTGCCTCGCTTCGGATCGGATCTTTGAGGGCGGTCGCTCGCGTGGCAGGGCGGTACTTTCAAATAATCTGTAacacctcaaacaaacacaacctGGTATTCGTTGCCCCTACAAATCTAGCATGGATGACCACTTGGCCACAGTGTTGGCTGGTTTAGTAGGCTATTTGAAGATTATTTGTTCACGTTTCTATGGTAATCCTAGCCTACAGCCTTCAGGAAAATAGTAATGCATATTTCGTATAACGGCTTTTCATGGCAAAAACATTTAATATATGCAGTCCCCCCTTTTATAGCAACCAATCTGCTCTAATTATCTaacagtggcggttctagactaaTTTTACTGGGCGGGCCAAGGGGAGGCCAGTggttaatcagaggggcacataaaaaaacagaaacaaatgaTATATCGCCCctgttatccaatcagaaagagTGATATCACCTTACTAGAACTCGTTCACACTTTCTCACTTGCTGATGATAGCCTATGATTTAGTGAAATGTTGTTAGCTGGGGCCTGTTTCATAAAAACTGCAAAAAAAAGAATCTGGGATTTAAGTAGGCTACCAAATCTGACTTTAATTCTAACAagtcggttccataaaggccaattgtAGTTCACGCAATCCGACTAATTTAAGTCAGATTCAAGTTGTCGAGAGGGTGCACCATAACGAGAGGGaggcttaggccgaatcccaatactcccccttaccccttccccttacccttaacttaccccttccccttggccctcgaaagtaaggggtatgggctacatagccctaggaaatgggacgccacttggttacaggtacgtcatctaccacgtatcgatatctccaaagcaagtagcgttatgcactgatattagacgaaattcgctgctaatggagtttacttagaactgtagacatgctagtccaAGAAATGCGGGAacgttgtgcaattcagaactgtaacattaacgtaccaagctagcgatttttagaaacgtttcaattaggaaaatggttgcaaatatatatgttcatgactgtatataacacaaaacaagactgtcattatttttttatcaattaattaagccgataatataacatttattggACTCTCCGGaggatttggtcgccattgttgccggtcgcgcagtttttacatagccctaggtttcaagtaagctcccgatcttacttggttttaaggggtgtataccccttagtcttagcccttcccctagctccaaaagagtattgggacaccactagctctcacgggaacgcacaaaactaaggggaaggggtaaggggtaaggggtaaggggtaaggggtaaggggtaaggggtaaggggtaaggggtaaggggaaggggtaaggagtattgggattcggccttagaaccatagacttatatattaatagacacagctacttctgtcttccaagatggcgtccccattcatttttatgaaaagtgctcagtggcgcgtGTGAGTTAAGGCATTGtagtggcagaatggggtaaaagtccgataagaatcagagacatgatgcaaactttacggaaatgtatgctgtcactgtatagtattcctttcattAGGTTTTTAGAAATatgctatagggctaaataacACTATTccagatggaactcatcacctacgttatttttttctttttgagtatgatttccgacgcattgtatcggattaaataaactgttaacctCAACCTAACAACTAACACCTAGCTCcttcgttgttctcgccaggcaaagaatagttattttggtaacagaaatcttccataatgcagccTTACCATAggttactgtcaactttatattcaaacaaaatgccatgaaattcacactgccttcaatttaacatcagtgttgaaatgtggcctgtgtttaaTATGTTCaacctacaaaaccaaacgcctattaatggatataacgtgatctaataagacttgttaataatgtaataaaagcttgagaactgtaatatatattattgaacatttgcctttgaaaggggcatatcaACAGAACTAtatacaagacgtttccatcagatataACTGGGGGTGAAACAtggagtcactgaggaccttcattgtcccacaaaagcagtctggcttgatgacacgataaaaaaagaataatgggtctttaacaaaagcttctgaaggcaagagtaatattatttaaatatatatcatttcatATTGTGGTTATCAGTTAGATTATTAATCTTTGTCTTTGCTCCAACGTAAAAACGTTCGGCTTTgccttcgtctttgctccaacataaaaacgttcatgacagaAAAATCTaatccgttttaaaataacgggaataaaccatattaacaacatttcatgtatgtgtgacaaccattttctAAACTTgttacaacagggcaggcaggggcatttctacacgggggcctacagggggcTGTGTccttgtaaaaatgtccctggccccccctgtggcccccctgagctgactgaatctTCTTTCTTTTAGtacacgtttttcttcttctagtagttatcatgaaacgaggaatggacattgcagccttttttgccacAGTTAATACAGAAAGTGAGAGAaccatatcaaggtattgaaagagctgaggagctggaagagggagagccagagctgcttgtataattttaatgtcaagcaaaataataataataagtatttttttaataagtatttaatgtttaaatataatttgtttctgtttttgaatgtgcccctctgatcaaacactggcccccccagtaaaatgtatctagaaccgccactgagggcaggcaactcaagccatttctccctgtgctcattcaatataagtctatggctcattcatcTCCAGGTAAATCGGCAATCGAATGTGAACTTTtgctcgtgccctgttcgtatccgcgagcacatttgcaggcaacttttattgaagtaagcaaataaatggggtgctagtttacccatttcggattagTTTCAAACtcagcaaaaatcaggaaaaatgaTTCTATAAAAAAAGCTAGTATGAGCCAGgatcgagaatcgaacaaaattTTTGGGgagagatagttttgtaaatgttgactggagttaatagattaaaaacgaccggaagagccGAATGtcgaaatgcaataccacctacatccaccggggccgttgcttcaagccgaggggcgagggtcTGCTTAGAACATGGATCATATCGATCGCCCATGACAAAACCGGGCAtaataataggtgcgttcgacatggactgcggctgcatgaaacgaccggcgagagtggccgcttgcagtgggagaggagttgaaaacggctctgtgaagtcggacatttcagcttctcgtggtttgctgcgttgacgtcagtcacggccagTTAAGctctgtttgcttactttactgtATTTAatattaaacgtagtctttccgttagtgaagaggcggagtaaaaccctttcttccacacattttttattcaattcaactgtttggtccggatttgagccttagcgaaactgaaggtgtccgaatattacaaaacacgcgtcaaagttgtcgtgtgcgagtctggccaatcatgaaatagtgTCGTCACTTAaaccgtgcagttgctcttgagaaaatgcgctcggctacacagccggcagttctcgaatcgatctcgtacggtactttgatggcgacatcacagtgacgtgtctcggcgccgtctcaagtcggacaaagagtctaaccagaattcactatttcaagtcagccgcctgcagccggctgcagcgccgcatgaagtcgggtcatgtcgaacgcagcTAATAATTTGATTGATTATAATTGATTGACTCGTCTGTCATCGGGGAATGTCCTTCCTAAATATGATAAATAAGATTCACTGAAACATCATAGTTATTTGAATTGAATTCGAGACAAGTTTCCATTTTAATGTATTTTGCTTCCCTCTGGTGGTAGAATTGTAAccatttaggctactcatgttGCTGAGCTGTAGTAATCCGAGGTATAAACAAGTTACGCAAATCCGTTAATTTTTCACCAGTTTGAAAAAGACAGACCTGACTTGGGTGTAGTCATGTTGTaaaaatgtaaagtgaaaaataatatataaaaaaCGTGCATTCGTCAATTATTAGTGAAACTGTGACTCCAGGTCACTTACAATGTTCATGGCCACGTGCCTTGTCCCCGAAAGAACGTTCTCTTTACACTGCGTAGGCTTACTCcgcagctccctcatccaccacctcaTCAAAATGACACCATGATTGACATAAACGATGGTTGGGGTCCTTATTAATAGATCTGTACTTAATTGATTTGGTCCACTAAACACATTTAAGGGTATCCAATaatatttaagttgattttctataaatgtacatttttaacTGATAGtggtaaaaaaaagtaattatGGCATCACGCCAGAAAGTCCGAGGTAAATCGTCGTTTTCCCTTTGGGTCAGTGTTCCAGGAAGATCTGGCATTTAGCCTGCCCCGGACCAGGTTAGTTTTGCAgtataagttgccatagtaaatgAGTTCAAACTACATTTAACTGGCTTTATCGAACTGAATCAACTGAAAATGTGTCAGACTAACCTTTTAGCCTGGCTTATTCAGTAAACGATGGAACAGGCTTCGGTCAATTTTTTTACAGGTCATTTTATGCCAGGGCTCAAAAACCGTGAAATGTGGGTTTTTGGCCAAGTaagcttttatttaaaatacATCTGATCATATGCATGATAATCtataaacaatgtgaatcaacAGAAGTGAAGCAGCAAAccttgcaaacacaaaatgtatgtcactgccaatacttttggcTACGAGTTAACACAGGTTTGTATATAGGCCTACTCTTTTACATTTCTTACATTCGATCGTTACATCAGACAAGAACAAAAAGATAATTGGTAGGCCTTCCCATTCAGAGGAATGTCATGTCTCTTGTCTCTGTATATGTTATGTCATGCTTTCTTTGTTTCATGCTTGACCTGTGTCTGTCTATATTGTTCAACGACAGTTGACTGAATATGATGAGTAAGATTCAATGAAACACAATAGTTATTTGAATTGAATCAGTGAGTTTTCCATTTTAATGTAGTTTGCTTCCCTCTGGTGGTAGAATTGTAACAATTCACTCATTTTGCTGAGCTGTGGTAATCCGAGGTATAAACAAGTGACGCAAATGCATTCATTTTTCACCAGTTTGAAAAAGACAAAAGGCAAATCTGACTTGGGTTTATTATGTATTTACAGTAAACGTGCACAATAAATGTAGTaaaaatgtaaagtgaaaaataaaatataaaaaatatgcaTTCGTCATCTTTGGTAAAACTGTGACTCCAGGTCACTTACATTTTTACAAAATcaaaacatacaaaacattCACGCAATATCAACAGCTACACTCCTGTGAAATGTAAAGGATGGAAGCATAGCTTGCTTTCCAGTGTTGTAGGCTACCATGTAATGTGGGCCTTAAGCAAAATCTAAGCATTTAACATTCCGAGTCATATATCACAGTCGTGTCCAACTTTAACCAATCTTTAAGACAAGGGGCTGCAAGTGGGGAACAGTAATATGCTGTACCCAAGTCCAAGTGTCATTGACAGCCAAGCAGAAATACTTGTCAtagaaacatcaacaacaaccctTGTTAAAGTTCCTCAAAAGATTATAGACATGCCATGTCATAAGTAATGACATCACCATGGCACCATAAACAAAAAGGATGATCtcaaatgtaaaataaacaaaaacatcaATACAGAATCAGACaatcaaatataaaaaataaagaattaTTTAGTAAGATAATGCAAGTgtcaacataaaaaaataagTCTTCAGAAAACTGTTGAAAACATTGTTAAGATTAGGTTACAGGTAATTTCTCCATTACAATCCTACCTGCTGTAGCTACTGTCATTTCTAGTTTCAGAGGGTCTTAAGGAAAAGCGAACGCTCTTTTGAACAAAATATaactgtttttattttagcttGAAGGGAGTTACAATTGAGGCAATCAAAAGCAAGCATAAGTGTGCATAAGCCCCTATCATTTCGTATTGGATTATTTATACTGATTTATACAGCTGATCTTAACCGCCCTATCATTTTCTCCATTCAGATAAACAAATCTATTCCAGGACTAGATCTCCTCATGTGACCTTGCTTAGCTTCTGTGGGTCTCAAGTTCCTAATTGGAGGTATTATTCTGACTTCCTTCCCCGTCCCTTATAGAGAGAACGAAAAGGAGAACCTGCCAATTGTCTATTCTTGGGAGAATGTATCCTAATAATACTTTCTAGTCTCTGACTTCCCTTCATGTTCAACTAAACTGTTGTTTAAAAGGACACCGTTTTACAAATTTTGAATTATAACCAATGGGATTAATTAGAATTTATCAATCAATTTAGCCACAGCACTACTCATTGGTATAGTTTGTGTTCCGCACTTTAGTCGTCTTGCCTTCGGTGCTTTAAGGTTTTTGACAATTCAACAGAAGAGGTTGTGTGAGCCAAATCGACAACCTTGTATTTTTGTAGGGGCctagatggagacagaggccCAGAGGTCAATGGGATATGTTCAAATCATGCAGTATGTTATGACCACAAAAGCAATGACAGTGATGGAAAATACATTACATAAAGAAGACTTGCCTCATATTACTTTTTTTTCATCCCTTGACCTTCTATTCTGCTTCTCAGCCCACTTGTAACACCCTTCTATGGTGCTGCGCGCTGTGAAAAAAAGAGCCTGTTAATGATTGGGAAGTCACTTTGGTTATTTTGCTATGTGTACATTTAGGAACGCAACGCGCCAAACTTCAACCCAAGTTTTTGTAACCCTTTATTTTGGATAGTCTTTCAATAAATGGAATAGATGCAACATGAACCATTAaaacagtggttcccaaccctggtcctcagagctcactgtcctgcatgtttttgttttgtgtttcctgCTTACGgctattcatttgaatcaggtgtgttggagcagggaaacatctaaaacatgcaggacagtgggccctgaggaccagggttgggaaccactgcatTAGAAGACACTTGTAGCTGAGAAATTAACACCCTCCTTAATATATATTCTTAAATAGTTTAAACATAGAAAGACATTTACAGAGGACTATATTAAAAAAGGGTAGCCCCCCCTTTGTAAGAAATACATACGCAGTTTGTTTGCCTTGTGAGTGCCATGTCTACTGCGTCGGGTGTCTTCCGGCGTTTTGTGGTGGATGGCGTTCGTCCATGACTTAGCCTGCAGCATACTCTTCTTCATCAGTGGGGTGACGTACTCCTGGGAATTGCGCCTTGGTTTCTGTCCTTTGTCAGGTGGGATGGGTCCTTGTCTCCTCACCATTTCTACTTTTTTCTGCTCTTCTTTCTTGACAGGTGCCTCCTCCCTCGCGTGTTGATTGAGGCTTAAGCTCTTCTTCTCTGGACTGGGCCGAGGGCAGGGGTCTTCTTCACTGAATCCTGATCGCCTTCGCCTCCTGAATGGAGTTATATAGAAGCTGCTCTCCCAATTGGAATGCAATTGCTTCTTCACTGAGCCCATCTGCTCTTCGGGGCTCTCGGGTGTGGGGGCAGCTACCATGGCTGTTCTGGGACTCCTTTGTCTGCTGGAGCCCTGGACTTTTGGTACATAATACCTACTTTGGGTTTGTACGGTCTTATGTTGGTCTTTGTAAGAGTCACATGTTTTCTTATCTTCCTTTGTATCCTGATGCTCTTCACTCTGCTctaccctctctttcttcttcttcatagGAAATGTATGGCCAGAGGACTTCTGCTTAGTGCTcatatcctccctcctcctctcttctttcatcCGTTCCTTCTCCTCTGCAGGAGAACAGGGGACGTCAAGACTTTGCTTTGTGAGCGACACCAATTCCCTTCGTTTGTCCCTGTGGAGCTGCATCTTTTGCTTTAAGTAATTGGATTGAGCTGTTGGGAAATGTTTGATTTTCTGTAGTgaggtatttttttttttgccattctTCCCCTCTGTCAAACACTCTTTTTTCTGCTTAGATGAATTGGGGTAAGAGGACATCTGCTCAtacctcccctcatctctctgtttacaGTTCTTCTGAACAGGAGATTCAGAATTGGATTTAAAGCTAGAGAACTTTGTCTTATCActcttatttttctttgtttgttcaCTATAAGGCTTGTGTTTAAGGATGGGAAGACTGTATAGTCCAACCTTTGTGGATTTTGTCTTCAAATTTGTCTTTGGCGTTTTGGGGAATTCCTCAGTCTTTTGAATGAGAGACCTGTTTGTTTTCTTCTCTGTTGAGGTCTGGCCCTTATGGAGTTTTGGCTCATGTGATTTTCttttgtgttccagaggagcAGTGGAGGTTGACCCGTCCCCCGCAAGGAGGCACTTGTTCCCAGGAACAAAGTTTGGGCCTTCACAGCCATGTTGCAAATCTTTGTACACAGGGTGGTGCTGCAACACTGTTGAATCATTTTGGCTGTCCTCAGTTGGGGTTAGTTTCCGACATTCAAATGTTAGTCTTTCTGTCTTTGCTTTTTTACTGTGACTCACTGACACTGTGGAACCATCTGAGCTTTCTTCTGTCACATCGGAATATATACTTGGTTTACAGTACTCATACTGATGGTTAGAATTTGATTCAGAAGAGTATCTCCCTAGCTGAGCTACGTTTATCCTCGTATCTTCACATTCAGAGGGTTCTGTCTCAGACTGAGAATGGGTTGTATTGTGTGAAGTTATGGAATCATTTGATGCATCTTCTATGCCAGTTGAAACTGAATGCATCCTCTTCTGAGAAACATGTTTCACATTGCATGGATTGTCCTCAGAATCAGAAGAACTTACCCACTTCTTCCTGTTGATATTGGCCCTATTCCATTTAGTTGGATGTCTCCTCTTCGGAATGACAGAGCTGTCATCAGTCACTGTCAATCTGGACAGTACCTTCTTCTGGGGACCACAAATAACGTTGTCCATGAGCCAACTGCCTTCCATCTCAGACTCAGATTCTGACAGCAGTCTTCTTCTCCATGAGACCTTTGGTCTCTTTAGCCTTCGTTCCTTGCGGGACTCTGCTTTACCATGGCATAGAGTAGATACTACATGTTCTGAATCAGAActcaatatgtatttttttgaaTTTATTAATGCATCGATGGACTCAAACTCTTCTAAAGGAGAACTTGACACACAGCCCTCGCCAAGCTTCTGCTGTTGGCCCTTCATCTCTGAAAAAAGCTTAGGTTCTCCCACTTCACGTTCATTGGTGACACCCAAGACAAGATTACATGGCCTGATGGGATGTGTGGGTTCTTCATGTGAATTCAGAGGTACCGTAGGAGATTCAGAGAGGTCATTAGGCTTCACGctgatttcctctctctccacatggtCAATGCACACACTGATGTCTGACAGGGACATCCCATCATTCGAGTTAGTGATTTCACTGGGTGAAAGGGTCTCTATCCATTCTCTGTTTGAATCCTGTGTCTTTGACTCCTGGATAACATCCTCAGTGTCCTCTAGGTCAGAATTGAGACTATTATCTAACAAGTAGAACCCAGCAACCGGTATGATGCGAAGTCCTCTATCTTGAAACTCTGAGGAACTCTTTGTCAGGCCCTCAGTATTTAATGCCAACTCAAAACCATCAGGAGTCTCAATGATATATGAGGAGCAGGGGGACTGCAGGACTGCAGATTCTTTACCTGTCCTCGATAACTGTGGTTCTTCTTGAGATGACAGAAGACTCAGTGTATCCTTGTGGTTCATAATTTGCTCTTCATAGAGGGAAGATTTTGTATTTCTTCCATTGATTCCAGAGAGGAGCACACTTGAGTCAATATGGCAGGTTGAGTTCTCTTGGAGCTGGTCAAACACCTTCTTGGCAACCTCAGTGTTAAGGCAAGTTATTTTaataggacagagagagtgtgaactACAGTCTTTTTCTGATGCTATGAGTGACTCTACTTTGGTGACTGCCTCAGTCTGTGAGTCTTTTTCTACATGCATTTCTACACCCATCTCTATGTTCATATCAGTCAGTGCCTCTTTcagtatttctgtatttcttcctGTCTGTGCTTTTGGATCTGTCTCTATCCCTGTTGGTGTGTcggtctgcatctctctctcggtctcccctctttctgtttctgcCACTGTGTTAGTCTGTACCTCATGCTGCAAACAAGCTACACCAGGATCATGGTCTATGTCATCTACACTCTCATTGACATTCAACCATGAAGACTTGTGCTCTGGAGTGTAGTTCTCATTAAGTCTGAAGGTGGTATACCTATCCAAAAATTCCTCTAGTTCTTCACCCTTAACGGCTTGGAGAATAACTGTATTCTCATCTTCCGATAGAACAGGTAGCGCATCCACCATGTCTTTTGCAAGCTCACG is part of the Hypomesus transpacificus isolate Combined female unplaced genomic scaffold, fHypTra1 scaffold_62, whole genome shotgun sequence genome and harbors:
- the LOC124466036 gene encoding uncharacterized protein LOC124466036; translation: MLPALNKYSMATGHRHPISGEWNNRDRRLLDSREISFQDYDQWSHNENANQWNQGPCRTADHEFYRDVPVMYQPNPQTPYFHAYQQDIRTFQNSSLRWHNISGPYNQRLPNVTVHHTEQTLHSVSGWSNHPHCSSQRNWTSQETWNAHVKSQSSKWRWHNFSNKPPTGHFRGQSRTRSRSRCVVDLNTSSCVTEKSNVSTLSRSSLKTHSVNRVPSDKTSEKLAQPSQEDQSDLRQLADMGCLRNNKPDVKIPNTEKDPVCQELCPRTSSVCTMSKQSGFPSQYFPTDSGTHGHSVSVSAKAQPRCSMPVSAVIDSAPSDTLDPSPVDKDVSEKQMISITLMEFKRWFRRRIETILSQGEYNLNKHNPGQDVETMDLLQPGKSTKGCRDEDSPLCVEIQSNSRCIVVKTGPIVPPPVAVVTPLERQVSYEPTESGVKVHESEQLSVVDKERRQSESDVKMQLALKSVLENSDGSFNGRPFTGSGLVPVEETTVSKDGTCVRQWNLDEVKESVMDISRVSFIQYTLSKLRKMIDEFESLITPRENKENVKDALLNIFWGGDIQNLLTFNKRELAKDMVDALPVLSEDENTVILQAVKGEELEEFLDRYTTFRLNENYTPEHKSSWLNVNESVDDIDHDPGVACLQHEVQTNTVAETERGETEREMQTDTPTGIETDPKAQTGRNTEILKEALTDMNIEMGVEMHVEKDSQTEAVTKVESLIASEKDCSSHSLCPIKITCLNTEVAKKVFDQLQENSTCHIDSSVLLSGINGRNTKSSLYEEQIMNHKDTLSLLSSQEEPQLSRTGKESAVLQSPCSSYIIETPDGFELALNTEGLTKSSSEFQDRGLRIIPVAGFYLLDNSLNSDLEDTEDVIQESKTQDSNREWIETLSPSEITNSNDGMSLSDISVCIDHVEREEISVKPNDLSESPTVPLNSHEEPTHPIRPCNLVLGVTNEREVGEPKLFSEMKGQQQKLGEGCVSSSPLEEFESIDALINSKKYILSSDSEHVVSTLCHGKAESRKERRLKRPKVSWRRRLLSESESEMEGSWLMDNVICGPQKKVLSRLTVTDDSSVIPKRRHPTKWNRANINRKKWVSSSDSEDNPCNVKHVSQKRMHSVSTGIEDASNDSITSHNTTHSQSETEPSECEDTRINVAQLGRYSSESNSNHQYEYCKPSIYSDVTEESSDGSTVSVSHSKKAKTERLTFECRKLTPTEDSQNDSTVLQHHPVYKDLQHGCEGPNFVPGNKCLLAGDGSTSTAPLEHKRKSHEPKLHKGQTSTEKKTNRSLIQKTEEFPKTPKTNLKTKSTKVGLYSLPILKHKPYSEQTKKNKSDKTKFSSFKSNSESPVQKNCKQRDEGRYEQMSSYPNSSKQKKECLTEGKNGKKKNTSLQKIKHFPTAQSNYLKQKMQLHRDKRRELVSLTKQSLDVPCSPAEEKERMKEERRREDMSTKQKSSGHTFPMKKKKERVEQSEEHQDTKEDKKTCDSYKDQHKTVQTQSRYYVPKVQGSSRQRSPRTAMVAAPTPESPEEQMGSVKKQLHSNWESSFYITPFRRRRRSGFSEEDPCPRPSPEKKSLSLNQHAREEAPVKKEEQKKVEMVRRQGPIPPDKGQKPRRNSQEYVTPLMKKSMLQAKSWTNAIHHKTPEDTRRSRHGTHKANKLPRSTIEGCYKWAEKQNRRSRDEKKVI